In Lycorma delicatula isolate Av1 chromosome 10, ASM4794821v1, whole genome shotgun sequence, a genomic segment contains:
- the LOC142331049 gene encoding uncharacterized protein LOC142331049 isoform X3: MNLYKNHSYNLLVELHNRSHLNFAFKTDIVFNQATVLNVFSVCSWLALTTTNALDECGVYNDCPKINCAKHIYCSKKRELVCGISHRGQEKTFRNCCKLRKVNCILKTGWRKMYDGQCGKCA; encoded by the exons atgaatttatataaaaaccattCATATAACTTACTTGTTGAATTACATAATAGAAGTCAtctaaattttgcttttaaaactGACATTGTTTTTAACCAGGCAACTGTGTTAAATG TTTTTTCAGTTTGTTCTTGGTTAGCACTTACTACCACTAATGCTCTTGATGAGTGTGGTGTTTATAATGATTGCCCTAAAATAAATTGTGCTAAACACATATACTGTTCAAAGAAGCGTGAACTAGTTTGTGGAATTTCTCATCGTGGAcaagaaaaaacatttagaaattgTTGTAAACTGAGAAAAGTTAACTGCATATTAAAGACAG gttGGAGAAAAATGTATGATGGACAATGTGGAAAATGTGCATAA
- the LOC142331049 gene encoding uncharacterized protein LOC142331049 isoform X1 translates to MQLHTKIWRKTCCTVEDRKVTCTITNPSRSLTENHITSLADGTYRIGCYTPFEEVFSVCSWLALTTTNALDECGVYNDCPKINCAKHIYCSKKRELVCGISHRGQEKTFRNCCKLRKVNCILKTGWRKMYDGQCGKCA, encoded by the exons TAGAAGATCGTAAAGTGACATGTACTATAACCAATCCATCTCGGTCTCTCACAGAAAACCATATTACTTCACTTGCTGATGGAACATACCGAATCGGTTGTTATACACCATTTGAAGAAG TTTTTTCAGTTTGTTCTTGGTTAGCACTTACTACCACTAATGCTCTTGATGAGTGTGGTGTTTATAATGATTGCCCTAAAATAAATTGTGCTAAACACATATACTGTTCAAAGAAGCGTGAACTAGTTTGTGGAATTTCTCATCGTGGAcaagaaaaaacatttagaaattgTTGTAAACTGAGAAAAGTTAACTGCATATTAAAGACAG gttGGAGAAAAATGTATGATGGACAATGTGGAAAATGTGCATAA
- the LOC142331049 gene encoding uncharacterized protein LOC142331049 isoform X2, whose protein sequence is MQLHTKIWRKTCCTEDRKVTCTITNPSRSLTENHITSLADGTYRIGCYTPFEEVFSVCSWLALTTTNALDECGVYNDCPKINCAKHIYCSKKRELVCGISHRGQEKTFRNCCKLRKVNCILKTGWRKMYDGQCGKCA, encoded by the exons AAGATCGTAAAGTGACATGTACTATAACCAATCCATCTCGGTCTCTCACAGAAAACCATATTACTTCACTTGCTGATGGAACATACCGAATCGGTTGTTATACACCATTTGAAGAAG TTTTTTCAGTTTGTTCTTGGTTAGCACTTACTACCACTAATGCTCTTGATGAGTGTGGTGTTTATAATGATTGCCCTAAAATAAATTGTGCTAAACACATATACTGTTCAAAGAAGCGTGAACTAGTTTGTGGAATTTCTCATCGTGGAcaagaaaaaacatttagaaattgTTGTAAACTGAGAAAAGTTAACTGCATATTAAAGACAG gttGGAGAAAAATGTATGATGGACAATGTGGAAAATGTGCATAA